Genomic DNA from Halomonas sp. BDJS001:
CCCAGTTCCAGTAGTAAGCCAGCAACGCCCCGATCGCGTAGCTGCCCAGCGCCAGCCAGTTTAAGGCGGGAAGGCGATGTTCAGCCTGGATCAGCTGTGCCGAGGTATAGCGCTGCTGGCGACCTAGCAGGTAGTAATCCACGATCATCAGCGAAAAGGCCGGAATAAAGACGCTGCCGATAATCAATAGAAAGGTCTGGAACTGATCGAGGATGCCGGGGATGAGCGCGCCCACCACCGATACCACGCCAATAATCAACGCCGGTTTCCAGAACGGTACCTTGGGACGCACGCTCATGAACGAAAGCGTCGCGCTGTAGACGCACATCACGTTGGTGGTCAGCACCGAAAAGAAAATCACCAGGGCGGCGGGCAGGCCGAAACCGAAGCCGCTGAGCAGGGTCGTCGGGTCGTAAGTGGGCTCCATACCCACGCTGATTGACAGCGCTGACACCGTGGCGCCCAGACCCATCGCTACCAGCGTTGCCACTACGTAGCCGCCCCAGGTGCCCACAACGGCAGCTTTTAGCGAGCGGCAGTGGCGGTTGTAGTCCGCCGCCAATGGAATCCAGGAGAAAGCCGTCGCGACCACGATATCGAACACCACGCCGCCGCCCAACACGCCTTCAGGCTCCAACTGGGTGATACTCGGCAGATCATAATGGCGATTGAGCGCGAACAGCACCACCGCTGAGAGCCCCAGCATCAACAAGGCCGCTATTTTCTCGACTTTCTCGATCCCCAGATGACCACGCAGGGCAATCATCACCACCAGAGATTCACAGATAACCGTAAAGAGCGCCACATTGGAGTAACCGGTCAGGCTTTCCACGGCGTAATCCAGACTCATACCAGCGAGCAGTGCCTGGATCCAGCTCCAGGCAATCAGCGCCAATAGATTCACCCATGCGGGGAAATTAGCGCCTTTTCTGCCGAAGGTGCCCCGCGCCAGCACCATGGTGGTCATGCCGGTTTGCTGGCCCATCACCCCGATCAATACCAACGGGATAATCCCTACCGCTGAACCGATCAATATCAGCAACATCGCATGCTGAAAGGTCAGGTCAGGGACTAAAAACATGCCGGTTAGAATAGTGGTCACTACCACGTTGGCGCCGAGCCACAGCGCAAAGGTTCCCGGCAGCCCAAGGCTGTGTTCAACGTCGTCGGCAGATAGGGTGTCCTGGCCGAGCACATGATTATTCTTCATTGTTATCTCCTGGTGGCATCAGGTTTTTCTGCCAGGCAGCAGCGTCAATTTCGATCAGTAGAGGCCCGTTGGTTTCGCGATTAGCAAGCGCCTTGGAAAATTCGGTGGGGCTTTCTACCAGCACGCCGGGGCAGCCAAAGCCTTCGGCCAGGGTGAGGAAGTTGGGTGCCTGAATATCTACGCCCAGGCGCGCCACACCGTTGGCATCCATATAGCGACGAATCTCTTCGTAACCGGCGTTGTGCCAGAGCACAATCACCACGGGCAGGCGTTCTTCTACGGCGGTGGCGATTTCCGAGAGCGTAAACATCACCCCGCCATCTCCCACCAGTGCCACCACCGGCAGATCCCCACGTGCCAACTGTGCGCCCAGTGCCGCCGGTAGCCCATAGCCCAGGGTGCCGTAGCCGGTAGAGGCATTGAAGTAGCGCCTGGGGGCCGGCTGGCTGACCAGGTGGTTACCGGCATACACCGGCGCGGTGGAATCGCCTACCAAAATGGCCTCGGGTAGGTGCTCGGCAAGCGTTGCATACAGCGGCACAAAGTCGCTAAAGGCCGGGTCGTTGTGAAGGCTCAGCGCGCTCAATACGGCCGCTGTTCGCGCCTTGCCGTGGCGGTATAGCGGCTCGGGTAAGTAGCCAAGAAGAAGTTCAAGACTACGCCCAGCATCGCCGACTAGCCCCACCGTTACGCGCTGATTGCGCACTAACTGTTCAGGGTCAAGATCAATCCGGATCAACGTGCCATTAAGATGAAAACCGCCATCAAACACGACGTCGTAGTCGGTCTCGCCCAGCTCGGTACCTACTGCCAAAATCACATCGGCGTTGGCCGCCAACTCGCGAACGGCGGGTAGCGCCGCATTAGCCCCCAAATCCAGCGGGTGGTCGCGGCCTAGCAACCCTTTGGCGTTAATGGTGGTGACCGTGGGAGCATCAAGTTTTTCTACCAATGCCTGTGCGGCCTCTGGCGCTGAAACACAGCCGCCACCTAATAGCACTAAAGGCTGCTGGGCCGCTTGCAACAGGCGCGCGGCTTCAGCAAGCCCTTCGGCATCAGGTGCTGCTCGATAAAGCGTGGGCGCTCGCCACGAAGTCGAGGCTTTTACCGGCGCATTAAACAGGTCGATGGGGATTTCGATGTGCACCGGGCCTGGGCGCGCACCGTTGAAGACGGCAAAGGCGCGGGCCAACACCTCGGGCAAGGTGTTGGCGTCCAGCAGCGTGTGGCTAAAGCGCGCCACACCGCTAATCATCTGCTGCTGGCTGGGCAGCTCGTGCAGCCGCCCCTGACCCAAGCCCAGCGTATCGCGGCGGTTGACGCTGGAAATTACCAACATGGGAATCGAGTCCGCCAGGGCTTGGCCCATGGCGGTGGCGATATTGGTCATCCCCGGGCCGGTGATAATCAGGCAAACGCCAGGCTGACCGCTAGCGCGGGCATAGCCGTCGGCCATAAATCCCGCGCCCTGCTCATGGCGCGGAGTGATGTGCTGTACATCGCTGCCTTCCAGCCCGCGATAAAGCTCTACCGTGTGCACGCCGGGAATACCGAACAGGGCACGCACGCCGTAAGTATCACGCAGCAGCCGGATCAGCAGTTCGGCACAGGTCATAGCCGCTTGATTCCTCGTTGCATCAGTACTCGTTGCATCAGCGTTCATTGCAGGCCTCTTAGAAGAAAAACGTGTGGGCCATAAAGGCAATGATCGGCAGCGTAATGGCGGTACGCAGCAGAAAGATGGCGACCAGTTCCCACAGTTTGATGGGAATTTTCGACTTGAGAAGCAGCGCGCCGATTTCCGACATGTAGATCAACTGGGTGAGCGACAGGCAGGCAATCACAAAGCGGGTGAGTTCGCTTTCGATATTGGTCGCCAGCACCGCAGGCAGGAACATATCGGCAAAGCCCACCAGCGTGGCAGGCGCCGCCGCTTCTGCTTCAGGAATCCGCAGCAGCTCAAGCACCGGCACCATGGGGTAAGAGAGCCAGGTAAACAGCGGAGTAAATTCCGCCAGAATCAGCGCCACCGTGCCAATGGCAAACACCAAGGGAAGTAACCCAAGGAAAATATCCATCACGTTGAGGAGCGCCAAACGTGCCAGCTCACGGGGGCCGGGAGCACCGGCGGCGCGATTGGTAGCCTGAATCAGGCTGTAACGGAACAGCCCCACTTTTTCAGTGCGCTCCTCATTCAGCTGGCAGCCCACCGGTTCGTAATAGTCATTAGATTTGCGCGACAGCGGCGGCAGGCGCGGCACAATGACTGCAGCGATTAATCCCGAAACCACTACCGTAAAGTAGAACTGCACAAACAGGTGGTTGATATCCACGAAGCTGGTAACGAGTAGCGCAAACGCAATCGACACCACGGAGAAGTTGGTGGCAATCACCGAGGCTTCCCGGCGGTTATAGAATCCCTGCTCGTACTGCTGCGTGGTGATCAGCACACCGACGGTGCCCGACCCCATCCATGAAGCGGTGGCATCAATGGCGCTGCGTCCCGGCAAGTTAAAAATTATCCGAAACGGTTTACGTACCATGCTGCCGATGAACTCCATAAAGCCAAACTCGACCAGAAACGGCAGCAGCAGCGCGGCAAAGAAAAAGAAGGTGAGCAGTACCGGCGCCAGGTCATTGAGCATCACGCCACCGGTAAAGGAAGCGGTCACGAACTCAGGCCCGAACTGAAAATAGGTCATCACAGCAAACAGCGCGCCTAAAACGCGCATCGCAAGCCACACCGGGCCAACATGAAACATTTCGTGCAGCATGCCCTTTTTGGCCCAGGAAGGGTTAGCTAGCTTGGCGTAAATCGTCGCTACCACCGACAGGCAGAGCACAACGACGGCAATGGCCGGCAGCGCCGAGCCCAGCAAAGCCTGCAGACTATCGGCCATGAGCCCCATGCCGATATTGATGGTATCGCCCACTTGAAAAGGGACGAGAAACAGCAGCACCCCAATTAGCGAGGGAATGATAAATTTCAGTAAGTGCGCGCGGGGTATCGGCGCCGACGAGGTCGGCTGTTCCGATTTAACGTTGCTATACGACATAGGGGTCACCCATTGGAAGTGATTATTGGAGGTGGCTGGCGGCGTAGCTAGGTCAGTACTTTTTTATTTAGTCGCTATTTCTTTGTTAGCTATTTGGTCGGCGTCACTCGCTGTGCTTAACGCCCGGCAGTACGCAGAGCATTTCATACAGCAGCGTGGCGCCCATCAGCGCGGTGTTGCCGCTGGGGTCATAAGGTGGGGATACTTCCACCAGGTCGCCGCCGACAATATTCAGCCCAGCGGCACCCCGAACCAGCTCCAAGCCTTGGCTAGAGGTCAGCCCGCCCATTTCCACCGTGCCGGTGCCGGGGGCAACAGAAGGATCCAGACCATCAATGTCAAAACTGATGTAAACCGGGATATCACCCATCTGCTCACGCACCTCGGCCATCAAGGGCGCTAGCGAGCGATACCAGCACTCTTCGGCGGGCACGACACGAAAGCCCTGAGCGCGACACCAGTCAAAATCTTCAGCGGCATAGCCGGTACCGCGCAGTCCGATTTGCACTACCTTGCCATGGGCCAATAAGCCCTCCTCCTGGGCGCGACGAAACGGCGTGCCGTGGGCAATTGGCTCGCCGAACATGTGCTCATTGACATCGGCATGGGCATCAATATGAATCAGCCCCACCGGGCCGTGCTTTTTGGCCATGGCGCGAAGGATAGGCAGCGTCAGGGTGTGCTCACCACCCAGGGTCAGCGGAATGCAGTCATGTTTAAGCACGTCATCGTAAAAGGCGGTGATGATGTCGACGCTTTTCGGCAGATGAAAAGTGTTGATGGGCACATCGCCGATATCGGCCACCTGCAGGCTTTCAAAGGGCGCTGCGCGAGTCGCCATGTTGTAGGGGCGCAACATGCGCGACTCGTCGCGGATCTGGCGCGGCCCAAGCCGCGTGCCGGGCCGGTTTGAAGTGCCGATATCCATGGGAATGCCAATGAACGCAGCGTCTAATCCCTCGGCTGTCTCTTGGGTAGGCAGGCGCATCATGGTGGCAGGGCCTGCAAAGCGCGGCATGGTGTTTCCGCTCAGGGGCTGATTAAACTCCGACATACACATCTCCTTATATTTTTGGCGGTGAGCACGGTGTAGGTATTGGCCTAGCTCTTTTCACTACTCTTCTAAAGACATTGCACAGACCATGCCAAGTCGTAGATGCCTATAAAGTGGTGGGATTAGTGGCCAAACGATGCAAAAATGAATCAAAAAAATGCCTTTTCAATTCATTTTTGAATCAAAGATTCATAAATGAATCACTCGGAGGAGTCAGCTGCGATGAGTGAAATAGATAAACGCGTGCTGCAAACCATTGTGGAGACCGCAAACGACCACTTCTTTATCGTCAGTGGTGATGGACAAATAGTCGATATTAGCCCGGGAGCCGAAGCGGTTTACGGCGTTTCACGGGAAGAGCTGCTTTCCAGCAGTGTGCAGCAACTACAAGCGGCCGGGGTTCTCAAGCCCTCCATCACCATGGAAGTGATGCGCACCCGCCGGCCTGCGCAGCTTATGCAGGTCACCGGCACAGGCCGCCGGGTGATTGCCGAAGCCTACCCTGTATTCGTCGACGGCAAGCTGGAACGCATTATCAGCCGCTCGCGGGATTTAACCGACTTGCAGTTATTGCAGGACGAGTATGCGCTGCTGCAAAAACGCTTTAGCGAACACTTAAAGCGCAGTCAGGCAGCGCCAGACGCAGAAGAGCAGGCGTTGGATGACGCCCTGGATAATTTGCAGGTACGCAGCAGCGTGATGCGTGAAATTGCGCTGCTGCTTAAGCGGGTCGCCCCTTCAGATGCCAATGTGCTGATGCTGGGTGAGTCAGGTGTGGGTAAAACGGCCTTTGCCAAACAGCTGCACCGCTGGAGCCAGCGTTGTGACGGGCCGTTTATCGACGTTAACTGCGCGGCAATTCCCGAGAATCTGTTTGAGTCCGAGATGTTTGGCTACCAGCCCGGCGCTTTCAGCGGTGCCGCTCGCCAGGGCAAAGCCGGGCTGTTAGAGCAGGCCGAGGGCGGTACGCTGTTTTTGGATGAAATCGGCGAGCTGCCGCTGTTGATGCAAACCAAACTGCTCAAGGTGATTCAGGACGGTAGTTTGACCCGGCTGGGTGACACCCGATCACGCAAGGTCAATTTTCGCTTGGTCGTGGCGACCAACCAGGATTTGGGCAAGCGAGTAGAGGCCGGACTTTTCCGTCTGGATCTTTACTACCGCCTCAATGTGATCCCGGTCACCCTGCCGCCGCTGCGTGACCGCCGGGAGGATATCCCCGACCTGGTTGAAGCGTGCTTAAATCGGCTCAACCAGCGCTATGGCCGGCAAAAAATCCTTGATACCCGCGTTTGGTCGACGCTGATGGGTGGCGAATGGCCAGGGAATGTCCGCGAGCTGGAGAACTGGCTAGAGAGAGCCTGGCTTTCCAGCCCCACCGATCAAATCGAGGAGCCCGCCGCACTCCCTCACGCCGAACAGCACCCGGCCAACTTGCTGAGCGCCTCGCCAACAAGGTCGGCAGTAGCACTCGAACCCCAGGAAACCCTCAAGCAGTACCTAGCGCGGCTGGAGCGTGAAACGCTTGAAGAGCTGTGCAACACGCTTCCAAGCACCTATGCCATTGCCGAGCGGCTGGGCATCAGCCAATCCAGCGTGGTGCGCAGGCTTCAGCGCTATGGTCTGAGTGCCTCCCCGCGATAATCCAGCCTATCAAATTGACGTAAAACCTGTGATTCAAGTTCATCAACTTATATTTATGGAGCTTGTTTGACGGCCAAGGTACGTTCGATACGCGCCTGTATCCAGTCACAAAATAGAAGAATACGTGGCTCGTTCAGCCGGTGTGGCGAGCAGACCAAATAATAGGCGTTTGGCGCTGGCACCTCGGCATCGAATAAGCGCACCAGATGACCACGGGCAAAATCCTGCGCGCAGACTATCCGATCTCCCAGCGCGACACCGAAGCCTGACGCAGCCGCCTCGAGTGTCAGATGGGCTCCTCCCAAGTGAGTACTTCTTCTCAAATCATGAGAATCAGCACCTACCCTAGCTAACCAGCGTTTCCAGTTACCGCCATCATCTTCATGCAGCAGCCAGCTT
This window encodes:
- a CDS encoding sigma-54 interaction domain-containing protein is translated as MSEIDKRVLQTIVETANDHFFIVSGDGQIVDISPGAEAVYGVSREELLSSSVQQLQAAGVLKPSITMEVMRTRRPAQLMQVTGTGRRVIAEAYPVFVDGKLERIISRSRDLTDLQLLQDEYALLQKRFSEHLKRSQAAPDAEEQALDDALDNLQVRSSVMREIALLLKRVAPSDANVLMLGESGVGKTAFAKQLHRWSQRCDGPFIDVNCAAIPENLFESEMFGYQPGAFSGAARQGKAGLLEQAEGGTLFLDEIGELPLLMQTKLLKVIQDGSLTRLGDTRSRKVNFRLVVATNQDLGKRVEAGLFRLDLYYRLNVIPVTLPPLRDRREDIPDLVEACLNRLNQRYGRQKILDTRVWSTLMGGEWPGNVRELENWLERAWLSSPTDQIEEPAALPHAEQHPANLLSASPTRSAVALEPQETLKQYLARLERETLEELCNTLPSTYAIAERLGISQSSVVRRLQRYGLSASPR
- a CDS encoding YjiH family protein, encoding MSYSNVKSEQPTSSAPIPRAHLLKFIIPSLIGVLLFLVPFQVGDTINIGMGLMADSLQALLGSALPAIAVVVLCLSVVATIYAKLANPSWAKKGMLHEMFHVGPVWLAMRVLGALFAVMTYFQFGPEFVTASFTGGVMLNDLAPVLLTFFFFAALLLPFLVEFGFMEFIGSMVRKPFRIIFNLPGRSAIDATASWMGSGTVGVLITTQQYEQGFYNRREASVIATNFSVVSIAFALLVTSFVDINHLFVQFYFTVVVSGLIAAVIVPRLPPLSRKSNDYYEPVGCQLNEERTEKVGLFRYSLIQATNRAAGAPGPRELARLALLNVMDIFLGLLPLVFAIGTVALILAEFTPLFTWLSYPMVPVLELLRIPEAEAAAPATLVGFADMFLPAVLATNIESELTRFVIACLSLTQLIYMSEIGALLLKSKIPIKLWELVAIFLLRTAITLPIIAFMAHTFFF
- a CDS encoding 5-guanidino-2-oxopentanoate decarboxylase produces the protein MNADATSTDATRNQAAMTCAELLIRLLRDTYGVRALFGIPGVHTVELYRGLEGSDVQHITPRHEQGAGFMADGYARASGQPGVCLIITGPGMTNIATAMGQALADSIPMLVISSVNRRDTLGLGQGRLHELPSQQQMISGVARFSHTLLDANTLPEVLARAFAVFNGARPGPVHIEIPIDLFNAPVKASTSWRAPTLYRAAPDAEGLAEAARLLQAAQQPLVLLGGGCVSAPEAAQALVEKLDAPTVTTINAKGLLGRDHPLDLGANAALPAVRELAANADVILAVGTELGETDYDVVFDGGFHLNGTLIRIDLDPEQLVRNQRVTVGLVGDAGRSLELLLGYLPEPLYRHGKARTAAVLSALSLHNDPAFSDFVPLYATLAEHLPEAILVGDSTAPVYAGNHLVSQPAPRRYFNASTGYGTLGYGLPAALGAQLARGDLPVVALVGDGGVMFTLSEIATAVEERLPVVIVLWHNAGYEEIRRYMDANGVARLGVDIQAPNFLTLAEGFGCPGVLVESPTEFSKALANRETNGPLLIEIDAAAWQKNLMPPGDNNEE
- a CDS encoding purine-cytosine permease family protein → MKNNHVLGQDTLSADDVEHSLGLPGTFALWLGANVVVTTILTGMFLVPDLTFQHAMLLILIGSAVGIIPLVLIGVMGQQTGMTTMVLARGTFGRKGANFPAWVNLLALIAWSWIQALLAGMSLDYAVESLTGYSNVALFTVICESLVVMIALRGHLGIEKVEKIAALLMLGLSAVVLFALNRHYDLPSITQLEPEGVLGGGVVFDIVVATAFSWIPLAADYNRHCRSLKAAVVGTWGGYVVATLVAMGLGATVSALSISVGMEPTYDPTTLLSGFGFGLPAALVIFFSVLTTNVMCVYSATLSFMSVRPKVPFWKPALIIGVVSVVGALIPGILDQFQTFLLIIGSVFIPAFSLMIVDYYLLGRQQRYTSAQLIQAEHRLPALNWLALGSYAIGALLAYYWNWVAPLDFGASLPVFVITGALYFVVSKVAVTRRVPA
- the speB gene encoding agmatinase produces the protein MSEFNQPLSGNTMPRFAGPATMMRLPTQETAEGLDAAFIGIPMDIGTSNRPGTRLGPRQIRDESRMLRPYNMATRAAPFESLQVADIGDVPINTFHLPKSVDIITAFYDDVLKHDCIPLTLGGEHTLTLPILRAMAKKHGPVGLIHIDAHADVNEHMFGEPIAHGTPFRRAQEEGLLAHGKVVQIGLRGTGYAAEDFDWCRAQGFRVVPAEECWYRSLAPLMAEVREQMGDIPVYISFDIDGLDPSVAPGTGTVEMGGLTSSQGLELVRGAAGLNIVGGDLVEVSPPYDPSGNTALMGATLLYEMLCVLPGVKHSE